A region of Lysobacter stagni DNA encodes the following proteins:
- a CDS encoding isochorismatase family cysteine hydrolase, with protein sequence MPAKPPALLIVDMMNLFEFEDAASLAFAAVRCASVIERLRTRFDRAGAPVVYINDNFAHWQGEFRDLVAQCISTQGPPAEIARKLAPRSSDFHILKPKHSAFLATPLTVLLAKLRTQRLVITGIAADSCILATAQDAHMREFGLWVPGDAVAAQTSERKARALALMAQTLGADVRGERSVRGLFPR encoded by the coding sequence ATGCCAGCAAAACCGCCAGCGTTGCTCATCGTGGACATGATGAACCTGTTCGAGTTCGAGGACGCTGCCTCGCTGGCATTTGCGGCCGTTCGTTGTGCGTCCGTGATAGAGCGGCTGCGCACGCGGTTCGATCGCGCCGGTGCGCCTGTTGTCTATATCAATGACAACTTCGCCCACTGGCAGGGCGAGTTTCGTGATCTGGTGGCGCAATGCATCAGCACGCAGGGTCCGCCTGCTGAGATCGCGCGCAAGCTGGCGCCTCGCAGTAGCGATTTCCACATTCTCAAGCCGAAGCATTCGGCCTTCCTCGCCACACCGCTTACGGTCCTGCTCGCCAAGCTTCGGACGCAACGCCTGGTGATTACCGGAATCGCAGCCGACTCGTGCATCCTCGCGACGGCCCAGGACGCCCACATGCGGGAGTTCGGGCTATGGGTACCTGGCGATGCAGTTGCTGCCCAGACATCCGAACGCAAGGCGCGGGCGCTGGCACTCATGGCGCAAACATTGGGCGCAGACGTGCGAGGGGAACGTTCGGTGCGGGGATTGTTTCCGCGCTGA
- a CDS encoding cation diffusion facilitator family transporter → MHHRSEQRHLIGSIGVTVVLGVIGMTIGLVTRSRAILFDGMYNLVDVVITIGSLMVARLISTNGTRRFQFGFWHLEPLIELFGGVALSLSCVYAALTAVADLRSGGATDVEYGVGAIWAALTAVLAFAMAVVMHRAAKRTGSGLVALDARGWVVSGGLSLGLLLGFLAALAMADGKFSSSVKYADGTVLLIVSLALLPIPIRSIWHAAAEVGQIAPRALETRVSAAIANAIASHGFVDVTSYVTKSGRARFVEIHLLAPSGHEGGAVDRLDALRSQIAADIGEDGSHLWLTLSVTSDERWL, encoded by the coding sequence ATGCATCACCGCTCCGAACAGCGACACTTGATCGGTTCCATCGGCGTCACGGTGGTGCTGGGTGTTATTGGGATGACTATCGGCTTGGTTACGCGTTCGCGAGCCATTCTTTTCGATGGCATGTACAACCTGGTCGACGTTGTAATCACCATTGGGTCGCTTATGGTCGCCCGCTTGATCTCTACAAATGGAACGCGCCGCTTCCAGTTTGGGTTCTGGCACCTTGAGCCCTTGATTGAACTGTTTGGGGGCGTAGCGCTGAGTTTGTCCTGCGTGTACGCAGCGCTGACCGCAGTCGCAGATTTGCGCAGCGGCGGCGCCACGGACGTCGAATATGGAGTAGGTGCGATCTGGGCGGCGCTAACGGCGGTGCTGGCCTTCGCCATGGCCGTCGTGATGCACCGGGCCGCAAAGCGTACGGGGTCGGGACTGGTGGCGCTTGACGCGAGGGGCTGGGTGGTCAGCGGAGGCTTGAGCCTTGGACTGCTGCTCGGCTTCCTGGCAGCCTTGGCCATGGCCGACGGCAAGTTTTCCTCATCGGTCAAATACGCCGACGGAACTGTCCTTCTCATTGTATCCCTGGCCTTGCTGCCCATTCCGATCCGCTCGATATGGCATGCGGCGGCTGAGGTCGGTCAGATCGCTCCGCGGGCCCTGGAGACGCGCGTGTCTGCAGCAATCGCAAATGCAATTGCCTCGCATGGTTTCGTCGACGTCACCAGCTACGTGACCAAGTCGGGGCGGGCTCGCTTTGTGGAGATCCATCTACTGGCGCCGAGCGGCCACGAAGGCGGCGCCGTGGATCGACTCGATGCATTGCGCAGCCAGATCGCCGCAGATATTGGCGAGGATGGCTCGCACCTGTGGCTTACACTGAGCGTTACCTCCGATGAGCGATGGTTGTAG
- a CDS encoding baseplate J/gp47 family protein, with translation MAFTRPTLTEIDQRIAADLSGRMIGVEGAVLRRSVLGVLARAEAGVSHELHGYLDWISRQVIIDTADAENLLRWTQIWGIQRRGAEFASGEVRFTGNDGAVVPAGALLQRPDGAEFETLADALIVAGVALAPVRALQAGADSNTAAGISLTLQRPVSGVASVALITAGGIVNGSDPESDAQLRERLLARLRNPPHGGAKGDYEAWALEVPGVTRAWVLPAWMGLGTVGVIFVRDGDPSNIPDAIEVAAVAAHIEERRPVTAEVFVLAPRAVPIDIEIRIRPNTAAVREAVSAELRDLLTREAAPGGTLLRSRIGEAIATAPGEQDHVVDAPADNITFGPVDIGVLGTLTFNDLP, from the coding sequence ATGGCATTCACGCGTCCTACCCTGACGGAGATCGACCAGCGCATTGCCGCCGACCTCTCCGGCCGGATGATCGGCGTCGAAGGGGCCGTCTTGCGACGCTCGGTCCTGGGCGTGCTGGCGCGGGCCGAGGCCGGCGTCTCGCACGAGCTTCACGGCTACCTGGACTGGATCTCCCGTCAGGTCATCATCGACACCGCCGACGCGGAGAACCTGCTGCGCTGGACGCAGATCTGGGGCATTCAACGGCGCGGCGCAGAGTTTGCGAGCGGCGAGGTGCGCTTCACCGGCAACGACGGCGCAGTTGTGCCCGCCGGGGCACTGCTCCAGCGACCGGACGGCGCCGAGTTCGAGACGCTGGCCGACGCGCTGATCGTCGCAGGCGTCGCGCTGGCTCCGGTGCGAGCGCTTCAGGCCGGCGCGGACAGCAACACGGCGGCTGGGATTTCGCTCACCCTGCAGCGGCCCGTCAGCGGCGTCGCCAGCGTCGCGCTGATCACCGCCGGCGGCATCGTCAACGGGTCCGACCCGGAAAGCGATGCGCAGCTGCGCGAGCGCCTCCTCGCGCGCCTGCGCAACCCGCCGCACGGCGGTGCCAAGGGCGACTACGAAGCCTGGGCGCTGGAAGTTCCGGGCGTCACACGCGCGTGGGTCCTGCCGGCATGGATGGGGCTGGGCACGGTCGGGGTGATCTTCGTACGCGATGGCGACCCGTCGAATATTCCCGACGCCATCGAGGTCGCCGCGGTCGCCGCACACATCGAGGAGCGTCGCCCGGTCACGGCGGAGGTGTTCGTACTGGCGCCGCGCGCGGTGCCGATCGACATCGAGATCCGGATCCGGCCGAACACTGCGGCCGTCAGAGAGGCCGTCTCCGCCGAGCTGCGCGACCTGCTCACGCGCGAGGCCGCTCCGGGCGGAACGCTGCTTCGCAGCCGGATCGGCGAGGCGATCGCCACGGCCCCCGGCGAACAGGACCACGTGGTCGACGCGCCCGCCGACAACATCACCTTCGGCCCGGTCGATATCGGCGTGCTGGGCACGCTCACGTTCAACGACCTGCCGTGA
- a CDS encoding hemerythrin domain-containing protein, producing the protein MHRDETSVHAFSTGKVPCSAHPPTTAGTFMTRDILKTLKAEHDELRGLFAELKETTDRGVKKREGLLEKIEDALIPHAKWEETVFYPAFKERADREGLQACAEAYTEHHAVENTVIPEVHAADPGSPEFAGRTKVFGEFVDHHAKEEESTMFKMARQMFSAQERAQFDEDYENWKQSSASAAMIAGEKAKAGIRSMAKSMTQ; encoded by the coding sequence ATGCATCGTGACGAAACGAGCGTCCACGCATTCTCGACAGGAAAGGTGCCATGTTCGGCGCACCCACCTACAACGGCAGGCACTTTCATGACACGTGACATCCTGAAGACGCTGAAGGCAGAGCACGACGAGCTGCGCGGCTTGTTCGCCGAGCTCAAGGAAACAACGGACCGGGGCGTGAAGAAGCGCGAAGGACTCCTGGAGAAGATCGAGGATGCGCTGATTCCCCACGCGAAGTGGGAGGAGACGGTGTTCTACCCGGCCTTCAAGGAACGCGCGGACCGGGAAGGCCTGCAAGCCTGTGCCGAGGCGTATACGGAGCACCATGCCGTGGAGAACACCGTCATCCCCGAAGTCCATGCTGCCGATCCGGGAAGCCCTGAGTTTGCTGGGCGCACGAAGGTCTTCGGCGAGTTCGTCGACCACCATGCGAAGGAGGAAGAGAGCACCATGTTCAAGATGGCGCGCCAGATGTTCTCCGCGCAGGAGCGTGCGCAGTTCGACGAGGACTACGAGAACTGGAAGCAGTCCAGTGCCTCCGCGGCCATGATCGCAGGGGAGAAGGCGAAAGCCGGCATCCGGAGCATGGCGAAGTCGATGACGCAGTAG
- a CDS encoding YmfQ family protein translates to MIRTHHHYRQLLKALLPPGRALPAESDSQLHALLDGLAPEFARIDARAMRLIVEAMPDTTEELLPDWERVLGLPDGCLPRDDSLESRRKALLAKLVAQGGQSAGYFLLLAESLGYPGARVQEFKPFTCNSRCNEPLYSHVWRFAWLIEVPKLPPGNEARDRTLECLLNRYKPAHTHLIVRYAVRLFVLPDYTDPNYIEGE, encoded by the coding sequence GTGATCCGCACACACCATCACTATCGGCAGCTCCTGAAGGCGCTGCTGCCGCCGGGGCGTGCGTTGCCGGCCGAGTCCGACAGCCAGCTACATGCATTGCTCGACGGCCTGGCACCCGAGTTCGCGCGAATCGATGCGAGAGCGATGCGCTTGATTGTCGAGGCGATGCCCGACACGACCGAGGAACTGCTACCCGACTGGGAACGCGTGCTCGGCTTGCCCGATGGTTGCTTGCCGCGCGACGACTCGCTTGAGTCGCGACGCAAGGCCCTGCTCGCCAAGCTGGTCGCGCAAGGCGGACAGAGCGCCGGCTACTTCCTGCTGCTTGCCGAGTCGCTGGGCTACCCCGGCGCCCGCGTGCAGGAGTTCAAGCCCTTCACCTGCAACAGTCGGTGCAACGAGCCGCTGTATTCGCACGTTTGGCGCTTCGCGTGGCTGATCGAGGTGCCCAAGTTGCCGCCGGGGAACGAAGCCCGCGACCGCACATTGGAATGCCTGCTTAACCGCTACAAGCCAGCGCACACGCACCTGATCGTGCGCTATGCGGTCCGGTTGTTTGTCTTGCCGGATTACACCGATCCGAACTACATCGAGGGAGAGTGA
- a CDS encoding sulfatase-like hydrolase/transferase has protein sequence MIWGDDIGMWDVGAYTHGMMGHTPNIDSIARDGMLFTDHYGQPSCTAGRAAFLMGQLPIRTGMTTVGIPGSKRGIQASAPPFDNGRGDRCVYRTQGAV, from the coding sequence GTGATCTGGGGCGACGACATCGGCATGTGGGATGTCGGAGCCTACACGCACGGCATGATGGGTCACACCCCCAACATCGACAGCATCGCTCGCGACGGCATGCTATTCACCGATCACTATGGGCAGCCGAGCTGCACTGCGGGTCGCGCGGCGTTCCTGATGGGGCAGTTGCCGATCCGAACGGGAATGACGACCGTCGGCATCCCCGGCTCCAAACGCGGTATCCAGGCGTCCGCCCCCCCATTCGACAACGGGCGTGGCGATCGATGCGTTTACCGGACCCAAGGGGCCGTCTAG
- a CDS encoding Hsp20/alpha crystallin family protein, with product MNQMARFPQWGGQGTTDPVRQIIDRLFEGNFLQGGSRDESSVVTSQWIPLVDIKEEQDRFILYADIPGVDPKNIDVQMDRGLLTIKGERTSEIEESERFSRIERQHGSFHRRFALPDSADPEGITATGHNGVLRIMIPKRPETTPRRIQVGSTFNN from the coding sequence ATGAATCAGATGGCTCGCTTTCCGCAGTGGGGCGGACAGGGAACCACAGACCCAGTCCGTCAAATCATCGATCGCCTTTTTGAAGGCAACTTTTTGCAGGGCGGCTCCAGGGACGAATCGTCAGTCGTGACAAGCCAATGGATTCCGTTAGTAGACATCAAGGAAGAGCAGGACCGCTTCATCCTCTATGCCGATATTCCCGGCGTAGACCCTAAGAACATCGATGTGCAGATGGATAGGGGATTGCTAACCATTAAGGGAGAGCGTACCTCCGAGATCGAAGAAAGCGAACGCTTCTCCCGCATCGAGCGCCAACACGGAAGCTTCCACCGCCGTTTTGCCCTCCCTGATAGCGCCGACCCTGAAGGGATTACGGCGACCGGTCACAACGGCGTGTTGCGGATCATGATCCCGAAGCGTCCCGAGACCACCCCTCGCCGTATCCAGGTGGGATCAACCTTCAACAACTGA
- a CDS encoding fimbrial protein: MPVVFPLKGQRVLTCLALAILFTPAAKATVTCTSGPTAVITKAWAQEGIDWTAPKNTPVNTATVEYTYTLQKTGNTSEEVAFEAHWVNGTAGSWYAEANARGFFGGAQGYGLSMMLGNGNYVTNSGPAYSTMTLPTAGTYTLKTTVYYSLKKVSDTTTDGLLLSFASPLSWSAQVKSNGTWTKPASCLSGGGIDLHTLALGIGLHPPAPKPSAVCTVNRGQPINIKLPPVEVTELNGLGTLPPNYQKNEYPLHYVCTGTGGVVDPNYRIGLIGTKAGTTKALQSTNPNVGVMVEAVDSRGGAPQALVPGTATTASQIRLYDAGKSGGTTMKLLSYPVRSGGKSASDVKPGEFSASGTLRVFTD; encoded by the coding sequence ATGCCCGTAGTGTTTCCGTTGAAGGGCCAGCGCGTCCTCACCTGCCTCGCCCTCGCGATTCTATTCACGCCGGCCGCCAAGGCGACCGTTACCTGCACAAGTGGACCTACGGCGGTCATCACGAAGGCGTGGGCACAAGAAGGCATTGACTGGACGGCCCCCAAGAACACCCCGGTCAACACGGCCACCGTCGAGTACACGTACACCCTCCAGAAGACGGGAAACACGTCGGAGGAAGTAGCGTTCGAGGCACACTGGGTCAACGGTACAGCGGGCAGTTGGTACGCAGAAGCGAATGCACGGGGCTTCTTCGGTGGGGCCCAGGGCTACGGTCTGTCGATGATGCTAGGCAACGGGAATTACGTTACCAACTCGGGGCCGGCGTACTCGACAATGACTTTGCCCACCGCGGGCACGTACACGTTAAAGACCACGGTGTACTACTCATTGAAGAAGGTATCGGACACAACGACCGACGGCCTGCTCCTCTCGTTCGCCTCCCCGCTATCCTGGTCGGCGCAAGTGAAGAGCAATGGCACCTGGACCAAACCCGCCAGCTGCCTGTCTGGTGGTGGGATCGACCTCCACACCCTTGCCCTTGGTATTGGCCTGCATCCTCCGGCGCCCAAGCCGTCCGCCGTCTGCACGGTCAACAGGGGCCAGCCGATCAACATCAAACTGCCGCCTGTCGAAGTTACCGAGTTGAATGGGCTCGGTACGCTGCCCCCCAATTATCAAAAGAACGAGTACCCGCTGCATTACGTGTGCACCGGCACGGGCGGCGTCGTTGATCCGAACTATCGGATCGGCCTCATAGGTACCAAGGCGGGCACCACCAAGGCGCTGCAGAGCACGAACCCGAACGTCGGCGTGATGGTCGAAGCGGTAGACAGTCGAGGGGGCGCGCCCCAGGCCCTCGTGCCAGGGACGGCCACCACCGCATCGCAGATTCGCCTGTATGACGCCGGCAAGAGCGGCGGCACCACGATGAAGCTCCTGAGTTATCCAGTGCGAAGCGGCGGAAAATCGGCAAGCGACGTGAAGCCTGGCGAGTTCAGTGCGAGCGGAACGTTGCGAGTGTTCACAGACTAG
- a CDS encoding catalase, with protein sequence MASRKKPAAAKEAKPRKASTSKAGGTAKGGRGKEGGDGALANQEREVQATAAAFPHNANKATEYGREGALDPPEGAHVDVQSLVGASTLSESQVSAKAGARAASGASPTTEPLDRVRVDAGGERLTTNQGVPVAQNQDSLKAGLRGPALLKDFILREKLTHFDHERIPERIVHARGSGAHGYFECYRSLRKITRAAPFQQDGKITPVFVRFSTVQGARGSKDTARDVRGFAVKFYTDEGNWDLVGNNIPVFFIQDAMKFPDLVHAVKPEPHHGMPQAASAHDTFWDFVSLMPESTHMLMWVMSDRGIPRSFRMMQGFGVHTFRFVNEAGESRLVKFHWTPRLGTHSLVWDEAVKISGADPDYHRRDLWEAIEAGEFPEWELGVQVFTDEQANKFSFDVLDATKIVPEELVPVEPIGRMVLNRNPDNFFAETEQVAYCTAHVVPGIDFTNDPLLAGRIHSYVDTQLSRLGGPNFHEIPINAPIAPVHNNQRDGMHRQAIHRGRVAYEPNSLGGGCPFQAGAAGFVAFPEPLRAEELRGRPEKFAEHFNQATLFYSSQSDTEKAHIAAAFRFELSKVTVPAIRERMLSQLMNVSADLATEVANGLGIGEVEPAPLAIERVPRPEVKESGALSLLSHPGDGGIRTRKVALLVGDGVNGAALAAVHAALKGAGAMPRLVGQRVGPFTTREGRAMEAEASLENEPGPLFDAVVLPEGEEVVQALIGDGRAIEFVKEQYRHCKPILAIGASSALLQAAGASPELPDGSEDPGIVQADRPDDDSIAAFVDALSHHRHWERETDPPGV encoded by the coding sequence ATGGCCAGCCGAAAGAAGCCCGCCGCAGCCAAGGAAGCGAAGCCACGCAAGGCCAGCACGAGCAAGGCAGGCGGGACGGCAAAAGGCGGTCGCGGCAAGGAGGGCGGCGATGGCGCCCTCGCGAATCAGGAGCGGGAGGTGCAGGCAACCGCAGCGGCGTTCCCGCATAACGCGAACAAGGCGACCGAGTACGGCCGCGAAGGCGCGTTGGATCCGCCCGAAGGTGCGCATGTCGACGTTCAGTCGTTGGTTGGCGCCAGTACCTTGAGCGAATCGCAGGTGTCCGCGAAGGCGGGAGCGCGTGCGGCATCTGGCGCCAGTCCGACGACGGAGCCACTGGATCGCGTTCGGGTGGACGCGGGCGGAGAGCGCCTCACAACGAATCAGGGCGTTCCTGTCGCGCAGAATCAGGATTCCCTGAAGGCGGGCCTGCGAGGGCCCGCGCTGCTTAAGGACTTCATCCTCCGGGAGAAGCTCACGCACTTCGATCACGAGCGCATTCCCGAGCGCATCGTGCACGCGCGCGGCTCCGGCGCGCACGGCTATTTCGAGTGCTACCGGTCGCTGCGCAAGATCACGCGCGCCGCGCCCTTCCAGCAGGACGGCAAGATCACGCCGGTGTTTGTGCGCTTCTCAACGGTGCAGGGCGCGCGCGGCTCGAAGGACACGGCACGCGACGTTCGCGGCTTCGCGGTGAAGTTCTACACCGACGAAGGAAACTGGGACCTGGTGGGCAATAACATCCCGGTGTTCTTCATCCAGGACGCCATGAAGTTTCCCGACCTGGTGCATGCGGTGAAACCGGAACCCCACCACGGGATGCCGCAGGCCGCCTCGGCGCACGACACCTTCTGGGACTTCGTGTCGCTGATGCCGGAGTCCACCCACATGCTGATGTGGGTGATGTCGGACCGCGGCATCCCGCGCAGCTTCAGGATGATGCAGGGATTCGGCGTGCATACGTTCCGGTTCGTCAACGAGGCCGGTGAATCTCGGTTGGTGAAGTTCCACTGGACACCGCGCCTGGGCACGCACTCGCTGGTCTGGGACGAGGCGGTCAAGATCTCTGGCGCCGATCCCGACTACCACCGCCGGGACCTGTGGGAGGCCATCGAAGCCGGTGAGTTCCCGGAATGGGAACTGGGCGTCCAGGTCTTCACCGATGAACAGGCGAACAAGTTCAGCTTCGATGTGCTGGACGCGACGAAGATCGTGCCGGAGGAGTTGGTGCCGGTGGAACCGATCGGACGCATGGTGCTCAACCGCAACCCGGACAATTTCTTCGCGGAGACCGAACAGGTGGCCTACTGCACGGCCCACGTCGTGCCGGGCATCGATTTCACCAATGACCCGCTACTGGCCGGGCGCATCCACTCCTACGTCGACACGCAGCTGTCCCGCCTGGGTGGGCCCAACTTCCATGAGATCCCGATCAACGCCCCGATCGCACCGGTCCACAACAACCAGCGCGACGGGATGCATCGGCAAGCGATCCATCGGGGACGCGTCGCGTACGAACCAAACAGTCTTGGCGGAGGATGTCCTTTCCAGGCCGGGGCTGCCGGCTTCGTTGCGTTCCCGGAGCCCCTGCGAGCTGAGGAGCTGCGCGGACGCCCGGAGAAGTTCGCCGAGCACTTCAATCAGGCGACGCTGTTCTATAGCAGCCAGAGCGACACGGAGAAGGCCCATATCGCGGCAGCGTTCCGGTTTGAGTTGAGCAAGGTTACCGTGCCGGCGATTCGCGAACGCATGCTCTCGCAGCTCATGAACGTATCGGCCGACCTGGCAACCGAAGTGGCCAACGGGCTCGGGATCGGTGAGGTGGAGCCCGCGCCACTGGCCATCGAGCGGGTTCCCCGGCCGGAGGTGAAGGAGTCCGGCGCCCTGTCGTTGCTGTCCCACCCCGGCGACGGCGGCATCCGCACGCGCAAGGTCGCGCTACTGGTTGGCGATGGTGTCAATGGTGCGGCGTTGGCAGCGGTGCATGCCGCGCTGAAAGGTGCTGGCGCGATGCCGCGGCTCGTGGGGCAGAGGGTGGGCCCGTTCACCACGCGCGAGGGGCGCGCGATGGAGGCAGAGGCTTCGCTGGAGAACGAGCCAGGTCCCCTGTTCGACGCCGTCGTGCTTCCGGAAGGTGAGGAGGTGGTGCAGGCGCTGATTGGCGACGGTCGCGCCATCGAGTTCGTGAAGGAGCAGTACCGCCATTGCAAACCGATTCTTGCCATTGGCGCGTCGAGCGCGCTCCTTCAAGCAGCGGGGGCATCGCCCGAGCTGCCGGACGGGAGCGAGGACCCGGGCATCGTGCAGGCCGATAGACCTGACGACGACAGCATCGCCGCCTTCGTGGATGCGCTTTCGCACCATCGGCACTGGGAGCGTGAGACAGATCCGCCCGGCGTTTGA
- a CDS encoding gp53-like domain-containing protein, producing MDRISTPARARDLHGPGKDGFQDGDVFTGRPATEVGAAWMNDFQEAQMRVIEAAMMRGESGNHGLLLDAILWHISHSVSEHAEHFASADALLAHIRDRENPHGVTLDQLGAAPRESPDFTGSPRAPTQATNDNSTLVATTAFVRAAIAAILGESGMLGGFTHSFTQNGWHRDPSGKITQWGRYLGVRREGTGPTITFPVAFPNACLSVAVFDWNRSGGGNGNWEDIDCFIQVTGDPSLTGFSTYVQSPASVADYFEGFFWEATGF from the coding sequence ATGGACAGAATTAGCACGCCTGCCCGAGCCCGCGACCTGCACGGGCCCGGCAAGGATGGCTTTCAAGATGGCGACGTGTTTACGGGGAGGCCCGCCACGGAGGTCGGCGCGGCGTGGATGAACGACTTTCAGGAAGCGCAGATGCGCGTCATCGAGGCGGCGATGATGCGCGGTGAAAGCGGGAATCACGGCCTGCTTCTGGACGCTATCTTGTGGCACATCAGTCACTCCGTTTCTGAGCATGCGGAGCACTTTGCGTCGGCTGACGCCTTGCTCGCGCACATCCGTGACCGGGAGAACCCGCACGGTGTGACGCTGGATCAGTTGGGCGCTGCGCCGCGGGAGAGTCCGGACTTCACCGGATCGCCGCGAGCGCCCACCCAAGCCACCAACGACAACAGCACTTTGGTCGCCACTACCGCGTTCGTGCGCGCCGCGATTGCGGCGATCCTCGGAGAGTCCGGGATGCTCGGCGGCTTCACGCATTCGTTCACACAGAACGGGTGGCATCGTGATCCTAGCGGAAAGATCACACAGTGGGGCCGCTACCTCGGCGTGCGACGCGAAGGAACGGGACCGACCATCACCTTTCCGGTGGCATTTCCCAATGCTTGCCTGTCGGTGGCCGTGTTCGATTGGAATCGAAGCGGCGGCGGAAACGGCAATTGGGAGGACATCGACTGCTTCATCCAGGTGACGGGTGATCCTTCCCTTACTGGCTTCAGCACCTATGTGCAAAGCCCAGCCAGCGTTGCGGACTATTTCGAAGGCTTCTTCTGGGAGGCGACAGGCTTTTGA
- a CDS encoding SOS response-associated peptidase family protein — MCYSAQIWADYKKFTRQFGAILSVGEFTRIYWERREGGSPKIPKAIELAFTEPRDELEAQVKQMIDEAREAELGRIGARIAIQQEKIAEAEAALQKRVTKKSREIIRVANNRIDAEQAKADKLQRTEPAEDDDRIWPGDYTLVMVKEGDRKVVKPMRYQCRLPGWTLADEKAKPGTYNARRDSLRSVWKRLYGYNHGIMAATHFYERVARHDYEQRALADGERPKSMELEFTPQTGEPLYIPVLWYAWTDGVEELLSCAAITDNPEPEVAMTGHDRTIINIKPEHVDAWLNPDPKNLAAMDAILEDKRHPFYEHRIAA; from the coding sequence ATGTGCTACTCCGCCCAGATCTGGGCCGACTACAAGAAGTTCACCCGCCAGTTCGGTGCCATCCTGAGCGTCGGGGAGTTCACGCGGATCTACTGGGAGCGCCGGGAGGGCGGCAGCCCCAAGATTCCCAAGGCGATCGAGCTGGCGTTCACGGAGCCGCGGGACGAGTTGGAGGCCCAGGTGAAGCAGATGATCGACGAGGCCCGCGAGGCTGAGCTTGGGCGGATCGGGGCGCGCATCGCCATTCAGCAGGAAAAGATCGCCGAGGCTGAGGCAGCCCTCCAGAAGCGGGTCACCAAGAAGTCCCGGGAGATCATCCGAGTCGCGAACAACCGGATCGATGCCGAGCAGGCCAAGGCCGACAAACTCCAGCGCACCGAGCCCGCGGAAGACGACGATCGGATCTGGCCCGGCGACTACACGCTGGTCATGGTCAAGGAAGGCGACCGGAAGGTCGTTAAGCCCATGCGCTACCAATGCCGCCTGCCCGGCTGGACACTCGCGGACGAGAAGGCCAAGCCCGGCACGTACAACGCCCGCCGAGACAGCCTGCGCAGCGTGTGGAAGCGCCTCTACGGCTACAACCACGGAATCATGGCCGCGACGCATTTCTACGAGCGCGTGGCCCGCCACGACTACGAACAGCGCGCGCTGGCCGATGGGGAGCGTCCGAAGAGCATGGAGCTGGAGTTCACCCCGCAGACGGGCGAGCCCCTCTACATCCCCGTGCTCTGGTACGCCTGGACTGATGGCGTCGAGGAGCTACTGTCCTGCGCCGCGATCACGGACAACCCAGAGCCAGAGGTAGCCATGACTGGGCATGACCGGACAATCATCAACATCAAGCCTGAGCACGTGGATGCGTGGCTGAATCCGGACCCGAAGAACCTCGCCGCCATGGACGCGATTCTTGAGGACAAGCGGCACCCGTTCTACGAGCACCGCATCGCAGCTTAA
- a CDS encoding tail fiber assembly protein, producing the protein MDTFFSATTGGFYLNGLHDEMPEDVVEITPERHASLFEGQAAGRRIVAGDDGFPKLGDEPAPGVEEVTVLARRRRDRLLAASDYRAMPDYPQSEAQRAAWLGYRQQLRDLPATSGFPAVILWPAEPTGN; encoded by the coding sequence ATGGACACCTTCTTCAGCGCGACAACCGGCGGCTTCTACCTCAATGGCCTTCATGACGAGATGCCAGAGGACGTCGTTGAGATTACGCCCGAGCGGCACGCAAGCTTGTTCGAAGGGCAGGCGGCGGGACGTCGCATCGTCGCTGGCGACGATGGTTTCCCGAAACTCGGAGACGAACCCGCACCGGGTGTCGAGGAGGTCACGGTGCTGGCGCGGCGTCGGCGTGACCGGCTACTGGCCGCGAGCGACTACCGGGCCATGCCGGATTATCCGCAGAGCGAAGCGCAGCGTGCCGCCTGGCTGGGTTACCGACAGCAGCTCCGAGATTTGCCAGCGACATCGGGCTTTCCCGCAGTGATCCTCTGGCCTGCGGAGCCCACCGGTAATTGA
- a CDS encoding DUF1353 domain-containing protein, with the protein MSSFTTPADLRLLDRYRWELLADFEYHVGSFPSEELIRVPAGTVTDLASVPRLLWVVFPPHGRYAKAAIVHDYLYANAIGTKSGADRIFLEAMGVLRVPTWRRRLIYGAVRLFGRGAYVCAVATKQPMVDCQDGQN; encoded by the coding sequence TTGAGTTCATTCACGACGCCTGCGGATCTGCGCCTGTTGGATCGATACCGGTGGGAGCTTCTCGCGGACTTCGAGTACCACGTGGGCAGCTTCCCAAGCGAGGAGTTGATCCGAGTGCCCGCCGGCACGGTCACCGACTTGGCCAGCGTGCCTCGGCTCCTGTGGGTGGTATTTCCGCCCCATGGTCGCTATGCGAAAGCCGCGATCGTGCACGACTACCTGTACGCGAACGCGATCGGCACGAAGTCTGGTGCGGATCGCATCTTCCTCGAGGCGATGGGGGTGCTGCGCGTGCCCACCTGGCGCCGTCGGCTCATATACGGCGCGGTGCGCCTCTTCGGTCGCGGCGCTTACGTTTGTGCGGTCGCGACGAAACAACCCATGGTGGATTGCCAAGATGGACAGAATTAG